In the Streptomyces fradiae ATCC 10745 = DSM 40063 genome, one interval contains:
- a CDS encoding M48 family metallopeptidase: MTAPILDSAAPVALSEGDRLAVDGLALKVRVSPRRRRFALTVELDAAVTLHAPQGCSKADAVDFVRAHRDWVADKVALRERTRPLTPPKRLVEGEVFRYLGRTYRLTVDHECAAEAPVRLVAGRLVLSATQASDAALGRAALTAWYCRAGRRWAVGRLQPWAARMGVPEPALDVSDLGGRWGSYRPGPDNREKGRMSLGWPLFQLPMHLVDYVIAHELAHVKVHGHGPGFWALLGRALPEYEERKAELDELGRRMWMGDLTQKDE, encoded by the coding sequence GTGACCGCCCCGATCCTCGACTCCGCAGCGCCGGTCGCCCTCAGTGAGGGCGACCGGCTCGCCGTGGACGGTCTGGCGCTGAAAGTGCGAGTCAGTCCCCGGCGCAGACGGTTCGCGCTCACGGTGGAGCTGGATGCCGCGGTCACCCTGCACGCGCCTCAGGGGTGCTCGAAGGCGGACGCGGTGGATTTCGTCCGGGCGCATAGGGACTGGGTGGCGGACAAGGTCGCGCTCCGGGAGCGCACCCGTCCGCTGACTCCGCCCAAGCGCCTCGTGGAGGGCGAGGTCTTCCGGTACCTGGGGCGTACGTACCGGCTCACCGTTGACCACGAGTGCGCGGCGGAGGCCCCTGTGCGGCTGGTCGCCGGACGGCTCGTGCTCAGCGCGACGCAGGCCTCCGACGCCGCCCTGGGACGGGCCGCGCTCACCGCCTGGTACTGCCGAGCCGGCCGTCGGTGGGCCGTGGGGCGCCTTCAGCCGTGGGCGGCCCGCATGGGAGTGCCCGAGCCCGCCCTGGACGTGTCCGACCTCGGGGGACGCTGGGGGAGCTACCGGCCCGGCCCCGACAACCGGGAGAAGGGGCGGATGAGCCTCGGCTGGCCGCTGTTCCAGCTCCCCATGCACCTCGTGGACTACGTCATCGCCCACGAGCTCGCCCATGTGAAGGTCCACGGCCACGGCCCGGGCTTCTGGGCGCTGCTCGGACGGGCCCTGCCCGAGTACGAGGAGCGCAAGGCGGAACTCGACGAGCTGGGGCGGCGCATGTGGATGGGGGACCTCACGCAGAAAGACGAATGA
- a CDS encoding type I restriction endonuclease subunit R: protein MAALQAERDEVERPTVAQLQAMGWKHVPGKDVGTLDAGAPFLTDQLARALRRINLRADDGRPWMDEKDDVRRSIAALADVSLGEGVDRANFAATDLLLSGLTLFNPSAAHGGSSATVQYVEWHEKRADRNEFTVVDQLRVRSRSGEVSVLDIVLFVNGIPLVAFECKSPDLADPIRSAVLDLRHYAGSPLPDDEREGGGLPLPAGVPELFRTVQLLVAATTETAYLGTITSSPEHFHPWRSVEPEDPATLTAELPGGAGKLNERHKLVGVVLRPEALLRIVRHYIIPMTVPTESGGARTVKAVARHQQYRAAEKAVRKLLTGRARGGPDTEDERGGVIWHTQGSGKSLTMTFLVRRMHLHHRLSEFMVVVVTDRTQLQEQLAGTLRLSESEVETAKTAAQMEGLLRDGGRRVVFAMIQKYGAGGFTFAGEAEGDGDDRDFAAEYDEAEKARRERRAAKRPKVPNFPECNTSPDILVLVDEAHRSHTNLLHAALRKAIPNAAKIGFTGTPIITGEAEDTRRIFSGGPGRGFLDEYRMADAERDGVVVRIRYEGRTGEGAVLDQEGLDRRFEDLIRDRTDEERRRLLHRWPTERDVAESTPMIRAKAADMLEHWVTTVLPGGGFKAQVAAVSRKAAVEYHHALRAARDALLAELAAFRPESVAGTPIEAMDRRTRYLFQAYPFRSLLRRIDFVPVVSPGKERKRRQWLHWTDPVRQAAYIERFHQAFPVLPPEPDWVVTTPFHVPVNKPSGPANTGGNPWSRGATEHPGKPETEPDPVHPESPIAFLIVKSMLLTGFDAPREQVLYLDRPIRDAELLQAVARVNRPMPGKEIGYVVDYYGVFEHLSDALADYEAADVDDTMLSMSVEVGALEPAAEKVRRYLQEHAGVIDADLVDFAAVRSAALAFEDEAVRMGFDTVLHEFLATLERVLPHERGLDYVGEARRWGLLQKRIRTLHRDAPGGAFTLRLYGRKVRSLIAEHLEGPEIDQVIAPVSLASPLFDERVRAMPAREAAAEMGHALRFHLEERVRREDPEKYTRLSQRLEEILREMPGRFEEQIQAFGPLFEQVRRETEEDPRLAGLTPLEQVVYRMLDKDAVENPDLNTSEVNLREVAEAVCETAARTMSKASYQGQGQDIDHLANKIETTLIQGQVLPAGPDWGPLRALAEGLAAHANRNRKSFLARGRGE, encoded by the coding sequence ATGGCGGCTTTGCAGGCCGAGCGGGACGAGGTGGAGCGGCCGACCGTCGCGCAGCTGCAGGCGATGGGCTGGAAGCACGTCCCCGGCAAGGACGTCGGCACGCTCGACGCCGGTGCACCGTTCCTCACTGACCAGCTCGCCAGGGCGCTGCGGCGTATCAACCTCCGTGCCGACGACGGCCGGCCGTGGATGGATGAGAAGGACGACGTCAGGCGGTCGATCGCCGCCCTGGCCGACGTCTCCCTCGGCGAGGGCGTGGACCGGGCCAACTTCGCCGCCACCGACCTCCTCCTCAGCGGGCTGACGCTCTTCAACCCGTCCGCCGCGCACGGCGGGTCGTCCGCCACCGTCCAGTACGTCGAGTGGCATGAGAAGCGTGCCGACCGCAACGAGTTCACCGTCGTCGACCAGCTCCGCGTCCGCAGCCGGTCCGGTGAGGTGTCGGTCCTCGACATCGTCCTGTTCGTGAACGGCATCCCGCTCGTCGCCTTCGAGTGCAAGAGCCCGGACCTCGCGGACCCCATCCGCAGCGCCGTCCTCGACCTGCGGCACTACGCCGGATCCCCCCTGCCCGACGACGAACGGGAGGGCGGCGGCCTGCCGCTTCCCGCCGGGGTCCCGGAACTCTTCCGCACGGTGCAGCTGCTCGTGGCCGCGACGACGGAGACCGCCTACCTCGGCACGATCACCTCCTCCCCGGAGCACTTCCACCCCTGGCGGAGCGTCGAGCCGGAGGACCCGGCGACGCTGACCGCCGAGCTGCCGGGCGGTGCGGGCAAGCTCAACGAGCGGCACAAGCTGGTGGGTGTAGTCCTGCGCCCCGAGGCGCTGCTCAGGATCGTCCGGCACTACATCATCCCGATGACCGTCCCGACCGAGTCGGGCGGCGCCCGGACGGTCAAGGCCGTCGCGCGCCACCAGCAGTACCGGGCGGCCGAGAAGGCGGTCCGCAAGCTCCTCACCGGCAGGGCGCGCGGCGGCCCGGACACCGAGGACGAGCGAGGGGGCGTCATCTGGCACACCCAGGGCTCCGGCAAGTCCCTCACCATGACGTTCCTCGTCCGCCGGATGCATCTGCACCACCGGCTGAGCGAGTTCATGGTGGTCGTGGTCACCGACCGCACCCAGCTGCAGGAACAGCTCGCCGGCACGCTGCGGCTGAGCGAGTCCGAGGTGGAGACCGCGAAGACCGCGGCCCAGATGGAGGGGCTGTTGCGGGACGGCGGCCGGCGGGTCGTCTTCGCGATGATCCAGAAGTACGGGGCCGGCGGGTTCACCTTCGCGGGCGAGGCAGAGGGGGACGGCGACGACCGGGACTTCGCCGCGGAGTACGACGAGGCGGAGAAGGCCCGGCGGGAGCGGCGTGCGGCGAAGCGGCCCAAGGTGCCGAACTTCCCCGAGTGCAACACCTCCCCGGACATCCTCGTCCTCGTCGACGAGGCGCACCGGTCCCACACGAACCTGCTGCATGCCGCGCTGCGCAAGGCGATCCCCAACGCGGCGAAGATCGGCTTCACCGGCACCCCCATCATCACCGGTGAGGCCGAGGACACCCGCCGGATCTTCAGCGGCGGTCCCGGCCGGGGGTTCCTGGACGAGTACCGGATGGCGGACGCCGAGCGCGACGGCGTGGTCGTCCGCATCCGGTACGAGGGCCGCACCGGTGAGGGGGCGGTCCTGGACCAGGAGGGTCTGGACCGGCGCTTCGAGGACCTCATCCGCGACCGCACCGACGAGGAGCGGCGCCGGCTGCTCCACCGGTGGCCTACGGAGAGGGACGTCGCCGAATCGACGCCGATGATCCGGGCCAAGGCCGCGGACATGCTGGAGCACTGGGTGACGACGGTGCTGCCGGGCGGCGGCTTCAAGGCGCAGGTTGCGGCGGTCAGCCGGAAGGCTGCCGTCGAGTACCACCACGCGCTGCGGGCGGCACGGGACGCCCTGCTGGCGGAGCTCGCCGCGTTCCGTCCCGAGTCGGTCGCAGGGACGCCGATCGAGGCGATGGACCGGCGGACCCGGTACCTCTTCCAGGCGTACCCGTTCCGTTCGCTGCTGCGCCGGATCGACTTCGTGCCGGTCGTCTCACCCGGGAAGGAGCGCAAGCGGCGCCAGTGGCTGCACTGGACGGACCCGGTGCGGCAGGCCGCGTACATCGAGCGCTTCCACCAGGCTTTCCCCGTCCTGCCGCCCGAACCGGACTGGGTCGTCACCACGCCTTTCCACGTCCCGGTGAACAAGCCGTCGGGCCCGGCCAACACCGGCGGCAACCCGTGGTCCCGGGGAGCCACGGAACACCCGGGCAAGCCGGAGACCGAGCCCGACCCCGTGCACCCCGAGAGCCCCATCGCCTTCCTGATCGTCAAGTCCATGCTGCTCACGGGCTTCGACGCCCCGCGCGAGCAGGTGCTGTACCTGGACCGGCCGATCCGCGACGCCGAACTGCTCCAGGCCGTGGCGCGGGTGAACCGGCCCATGCCGGGCAAGGAGATCGGATACGTCGTCGACTACTACGGAGTCTTCGAGCATCTGAGCGACGCGCTCGCCGACTACGAGGCGGCCGACGTGGACGACACGATGCTCAGCATGTCCGTGGAGGTCGGCGCCCTGGAACCGGCGGCGGAGAAGGTGCGCCGGTACCTCCAGGAGCACGCCGGTGTCATCGACGCCGACCTCGTCGACTTCGCCGCCGTGCGGTCCGCCGCCCTGGCCTTCGAGGACGAGGCCGTCCGCATGGGCTTCGACACGGTGCTGCACGAGTTCCTCGCCACACTGGAGCGGGTGCTGCCCCACGAGCGGGGCCTGGACTACGTGGGCGAGGCCCGCCGATGGGGCCTGTTGCAGAAGCGCATCCGTACGCTCCACCGCGACGCTCCGGGCGGTGCTTTCACGCTGCGCCTGTACGGGCGCAAGGTCCGCTCTCTGATCGCCGAGCACCTGGAGGGTCCGGAGATCGACCAGGTGATCGCGCCCGTGTCGCTGGCGTCGCCGCTGTTCGACGAGCGGGTGCGGGCCATGCCCGCGCGTGAGGCTGCCGCCGAGATGGGACACGCCCTTCGCTTCCACCTGGAGGAACGCGTGAGGCGGGAGGACCCGGAGAAGTACACCCGGCTCTCGCAGCGGCTGGAGGAGATCCTGCGGGAGATGCCCGGCCGGTTCGAGGAGCAGATCCAGGCGTTCGGGCCGCTGTTCGAGCAGGTGCGCCGCGAGACCGAGGAGGATCCGCGGCTGGCGGGGCTCACGCCGCTGGAGCAGGTGGTGTACCGCATGCTGGACAAGGACGCGGTGGAGAACCCGGACCTCAACACCAGCGAGGTGAACCTGCGGGAGGTGGCCGAGGCGGTGTGCGAGACGGCGGCACGCACCATGTCCAAGGCCTCGTACCAGGGCCAGGGGCAGGACATCGATCATCTCGCCAACAAGATCGAGACGACGCTGATCCAGGGGCAGGTGCTGCCTGCCGGGCCGGACTGGGGGCCCCTTCGCGCGCTCGCGGAAGGACTCGCCGCCCACGCCAACCGCAACCGGAAGTCGTTCCTGGCGAGGGGGCGGGGAGAATAG
- a CDS encoding helix-turn-helix domain-containing protein has translation MTNVYGEWLKAQREAAGLTQQELADLAIMTRSHIAHIEAGRRIPSAEDARRLDGALGTGNVLQSFLPKQDVAVADYFEAALALERQATVIREFALSFVPGILQTERYARAVLSTSYPPVSEEECDRLVVTRLQRAKVLVDPVSPVVWALIDEAVLRRVVGSEDVMAEQITHLVRLVESRRVRVHVLPFGVGAYQLLQGMLSLMWFEDQPPLAYSEGNSVGTVHDSPALVTRLQGAYDLALSDALPLRESLALLRATAKDYEDRD, from the coding sequence ATGACGAACGTCTACGGGGAGTGGCTGAAAGCGCAGCGGGAGGCGGCCGGCCTCACCCAGCAGGAGCTGGCCGACCTCGCGATCATGACCCGCTCGCACATCGCCCACATCGAGGCGGGCCGCAGGATTCCCTCAGCGGAAGACGCACGGCGGCTGGACGGCGCGCTGGGCACGGGCAACGTCCTGCAAAGCTTCCTGCCGAAGCAGGACGTGGCGGTCGCGGACTACTTCGAGGCGGCGCTGGCGCTTGAGCGGCAGGCGACGGTGATCCGCGAGTTCGCCCTGTCTTTCGTGCCGGGCATCCTCCAGACGGAAAGGTACGCACGTGCGGTTCTGAGCACGTCGTACCCCCCTGTGAGTGAAGAGGAGTGTGACAGGCTCGTCGTCACACGACTGCAGCGCGCGAAGGTGCTAGTGGACCCGGTGAGCCCGGTGGTGTGGGCGCTGATCGACGAGGCGGTGCTGCGCCGGGTCGTGGGCAGTGAGGACGTCATGGCGGAGCAGATCACGCACCTGGTCCGCCTGGTGGAGTCGAGGCGAGTGCGGGTGCACGTGCTGCCGTTCGGAGTCGGCGCCTACCAGCTGCTCCAAGGCATGCTGAGCCTGATGTGGTTCGAGGACCAGCCGCCTCTCGCATACTCGGAGGGGAACAGCGTGGGCACGGTCCACGACTCCCCCGCCCTGGTCACCCGACTCCAAGGTGCCTACGATCTCGCACTGAGCGACGCGCTTCCGCTACGGGAATCGCTCGCCCTCTTAAGGGCAACGGCAAAGGACTACGAAGATCGTGACTGA
- a CDS encoding DUF397 domain-containing protein: MTDHTIPDTSTRQGWRKSSYSGPEGGSCVEVLNSYPSGVRVRDSKTPYAKVLIFSTDSWKKFIATMQPADTETSNLF, translated from the coding sequence GTGACTGACCACACTATCCCCGACACTTCCACCCGCCAAGGCTGGCGTAAGTCGTCATACAGCGGTCCAGAGGGCGGCAGCTGCGTCGAGGTCTTGAACAGTTACCCCTCGGGGGTCCGTGTCCGCGATTCAAAGACTCCCTACGCCAAGGTCTTGATATTCTCGACGGATAGCTGGAAAAAATTCATCGCCACCATGCAGCCCGCAGACACCGAGACCAGCAATCTCTTTTAG
- a CDS encoding AIPR family protein → MKDLHVRQLESELDAQFSQFIDLTDLTDRPKHIKRSSFLSRALAALSVHVLTGMTPEQSAKCVIDSFDDWGIDAIAVDADSEVPQVWIIQAKWSKEGNATFDGNALRALEDGLRKLVRGEYNRFNRRIDPLVPDLDSALNNPRVKIVLVPALAGDQIISPNVQSGLTELRNEFDPEVMRVEPLLLSDFIAAIRAGIHDPRVNLRAKMTDLRFLEEPYLAYFGNISADQIASWYSGERHRLFRRNIRHPLGLTKVNSGIVDTLLSEPEKFWYFHNGITVLCDRMEAGLRGDLELLGASVVNGAQTVASIHEAYERNPASVAKARISVRVIPLQGTPQNFDRRVTVATNTQNGVAQQDFRALDKIQARLRYEFDVVLDLKYANKRGESVPDASQGCGILEAAVALACSHPNPEMSFRSNSEERRIWSDDTYFEIFRHPDARKTWRAVQVVREVGIFLQGTQSDREGKAASLADQGRNLISHLFFQKNPEWSTIPDSEWGILLDDVSVQVSEILRWVMAAIDSGAAETLQVWSIFRTARRYVAIVEFVKQGWVSGRPTPELAPDYKAEERERRARQANAVTVIIDAGAIEEGVHLEFRPATKPERKALSAWVSEDPRRSRATWVDDKTNPLLWEWDGGRYSPSRLVQVMFELAGKDVPKAVQGTRRWFVPDRGSLVDIADSIRSEPES, encoded by the coding sequence ATGAAAGACCTTCACGTCCGACAGCTCGAATCAGAACTTGATGCCCAGTTTTCTCAGTTCATCGATTTGACGGACCTTACCGATCGACCGAAGCATATTAAGCGCTCCTCATTCCTTAGTCGCGCATTGGCTGCTCTTTCTGTGCATGTCCTTACAGGAATGACCCCAGAGCAAAGTGCGAAGTGTGTAATTGACAGCTTTGATGATTGGGGTATCGATGCGATTGCTGTCGATGCCGACAGCGAGGTTCCCCAAGTTTGGATTATCCAGGCGAAGTGGAGCAAGGAGGGAAACGCGACTTTTGACGGGAATGCCCTAAGGGCGCTAGAAGATGGGCTGCGAAAGCTTGTCAGGGGTGAGTATAATCGTTTCAATCGAAGAATCGATCCACTCGTTCCGGATCTTGATTCTGCGCTGAATAATCCACGGGTCAAGATTGTTCTGGTTCCTGCGCTTGCTGGCGATCAAATCATTTCCCCGAACGTGCAAAGCGGCTTGACGGAGCTGCGTAATGAATTTGATCCAGAAGTGATGCGAGTCGAGCCGCTTCTACTCTCGGATTTCATTGCTGCAATTCGTGCAGGAATCCATGACCCAAGGGTTAACCTCAGGGCCAAGATGACCGACCTGAGGTTCCTTGAAGAGCCTTATCTTGCTTACTTCGGAAACATCTCTGCCGATCAGATTGCGAGCTGGTATTCGGGAGAGAGGCACCGTCTCTTCAGGAGGAACATTCGGCACCCTCTTGGACTGACTAAGGTGAACTCTGGGATTGTGGATACCTTGCTTTCCGAGCCGGAAAAGTTCTGGTACTTCCATAACGGTATTACTGTGCTTTGTGATCGAATGGAGGCTGGCCTCAGGGGTGACCTGGAACTCCTTGGCGCGAGTGTCGTAAACGGCGCTCAGACGGTTGCGTCCATCCATGAAGCTTATGAGCGTAACCCTGCCTCTGTGGCTAAGGCGCGCATTTCGGTGAGAGTGATCCCACTTCAGGGTACGCCGCAAAACTTTGATCGCAGAGTGACAGTTGCTACCAACACCCAGAATGGCGTAGCTCAACAGGACTTTCGAGCCCTCGATAAGATCCAGGCTAGGTTGCGCTACGAATTCGATGTGGTGCTGGATCTGAAGTATGCGAACAAGCGTGGTGAGTCAGTGCCGGATGCGTCGCAAGGGTGCGGGATCCTTGAGGCCGCGGTTGCGCTGGCGTGCTCTCACCCGAACCCCGAGATGTCGTTCCGCTCTAACTCGGAGGAGCGGCGTATCTGGAGTGATGATACTTACTTTGAAATTTTTCGCCACCCAGATGCCCGTAAGACTTGGCGTGCAGTTCAGGTAGTTCGAGAAGTGGGTATATTCCTTCAGGGTACCCAATCTGATAGGGAAGGGAAGGCGGCATCTCTGGCCGATCAAGGCCGGAACCTAATCTCGCATCTCTTCTTTCAAAAGAATCCTGAATGGTCCACTATCCCGGATAGTGAATGGGGGATTCTTCTTGATGACGTTTCTGTGCAGGTAAGCGAGATCCTTCGCTGGGTGATGGCGGCTATTGATTCTGGTGCAGCTGAGACTTTGCAGGTGTGGAGTATCTTCCGGACCGCGCGCAGGTATGTAGCGATTGTCGAATTCGTCAAGCAAGGTTGGGTTTCGGGACGGCCGACACCCGAGCTCGCTCCTGACTATAAGGCGGAGGAGCGAGAGCGTCGAGCCCGTCAAGCGAACGCGGTTACCGTAATTATTGATGCTGGTGCAATCGAAGAAGGGGTGCATCTCGAATTTCGCCCTGCTACTAAACCGGAGAGGAAGGCTCTATCCGCTTGGGTGTCCGAAGATCCCCGGAGGTCGCGGGCGACCTGGGTGGATGACAAAACGAATCCGCTGCTCTGGGAGTGGGATGGCGGCAGGTATTCGCCAAGTCGCCTTGTGCAAGTGATGTTTGAACTAGCGGGTAAGGACGTTCCTAAAGCGGTCCAAGGGACACGCAGATGGTTTGTTCCGGATCGAGGGTCTCTGGTTGATATAGCCGACTCGATTAGGAGCGAACCGGAGAGCTAA
- a CDS encoding restriction endonuclease subunit S, whose product MSTDAEIRWVPVREVGEVRMGKQLSPSSREAAGQHPYLRVANVYEGRIDLSDVKTMGFSSAEREVYGLRPGDVLLNEGQENLRMVGRSAIYTGEPGAFCFQNTLIRFRPGGEVLPEYAQAVFVRWRAQGVFASIAEKTSISHLGGNRFGSLLFPLRTLSEQRRIVEVIDAVAAQERALLTSIAKLRSARQGTLLSAMSPLQLGEPPKGWVRVPLKEVVPVAEYGVSEALNRDARGVPILRMNNLEGGRLELSDLRYSPTPVPAKLELKYRDVLFNRTNSIDHIGKSAIWRGELPRASFASYLVRINPDTSQLSAEYLVEWLMHPVIRQRVRSISTVAVQQVNVNPTKLRELEIDFPSSLGEQQQLIDLLRSCDRLIDVEVSELSKLREVKLGVIGNLLSGAVDSTPVLP is encoded by the coding sequence ATGTCGACTGACGCCGAGATCCGATGGGTTCCCGTGCGGGAGGTCGGTGAAGTCCGCATGGGCAAGCAGCTCTCGCCGAGCAGCCGGGAGGCGGCGGGGCAGCACCCTTACCTGCGAGTCGCGAACGTCTACGAGGGACGGATCGACCTGTCCGACGTCAAGACGATGGGCTTTTCGTCGGCCGAACGCGAGGTATACGGGCTGCGCCCCGGGGACGTTCTTCTCAACGAAGGCCAGGAGAACCTTCGGATGGTGGGAAGGAGCGCCATCTATACGGGTGAGCCGGGAGCGTTCTGCTTCCAGAACACGCTCATCAGATTTCGCCCGGGGGGCGAGGTTCTTCCGGAGTACGCGCAAGCGGTATTCGTGCGATGGCGGGCGCAAGGAGTTTTCGCCAGCATCGCAGAGAAGACAAGCATCTCGCACCTGGGCGGAAATCGGTTTGGGTCCCTGCTCTTCCCTCTGCGGACCCTATCCGAGCAGCGGCGGATCGTCGAGGTGATCGACGCGGTGGCGGCGCAGGAGCGTGCTCTCCTAACTTCGATCGCGAAGCTGCGCAGTGCGCGTCAGGGCACGCTGCTGTCAGCTATGTCCCCTTTGCAGCTGGGAGAACCCCCGAAAGGGTGGGTCCGGGTGCCACTCAAAGAAGTGGTTCCTGTGGCAGAGTACGGCGTTTCCGAAGCTCTAAACCGTGATGCGCGCGGCGTTCCCATTCTTCGTATGAACAACCTTGAAGGCGGACGACTTGAGTTGTCAGACCTGAGATATAGCCCCACTCCTGTTCCTGCCAAGCTGGAACTTAAGTATCGCGATGTTTTGTTTAACCGAACCAATAGTATTGATCATATTGGAAAGTCGGCAATTTGGCGAGGGGAACTGCCAAGAGCTTCCTTCGCATCCTATCTTGTAAGGATCAACCCAGACACATCCCAACTCTCTGCGGAATATCTGGTTGAATGGCTCATGCACCCCGTAATTCGTCAAAGAGTCAGGTCGATTTCGACAGTCGCCGTCCAGCAGGTCAACGTTAACCCTACGAAGCTCCGAGAGCTGGAGATTGATTTCCCGTCCAGCCTCGGTGAACAGCAGCAGCTGATCGATTTGCTGCGCTCGTGTGATCGGTTGATTGACGTCGAAGTGTCGGAGCTAAGCAAACTTAGAGAGGTTAAGCTCGGCGTAATCGGTAATCTTCTATCTGGAGCCGTGGACAGCACCCCAGTGTTGCCGTGA